The Microbulbifer hydrolyticus genome has a segment encoding these proteins:
- a CDS encoding glycosyltransferase family 4 protein — MNITFAFPAPSLSGGCRVVAIYAQMLVNAGHHVTIVCPGFKYGGVVTSFKRLLRGGITTEKRLKNSHFSELKGVEVQFVSPDRINDSRFYPDADVLVATWWKTAEWISGFPPSKGKKAYFVQHYEAHQEQPLERVINTYRADFPKIVIAEWIADVMEKKYGDSDTILVPNAVDKNQFFREPKPEPENRVTVCAMYSRSEFKGMDITFSAFRKLRKDNEDAKLILFGAKPVAPDIDLPQGAEFVLAPSKSELRRIYSTSRAYIFSSRSEGFGLPILEALACGCPVVATKAGCAPSYITDGVNGYLSDIDDAESQANGLRSILALSDSSWSEMSAAAMRSVENSSWESSYRKFENALIKISKNNQLVSPVS; from the coding sequence ATGAATATTACCTTTGCGTTTCCGGCGCCCTCTTTGAGTGGTGGCTGCCGCGTCGTCGCTATTTATGCCCAGATGCTGGTCAATGCCGGGCACCACGTCACCATAGTCTGCCCCGGTTTCAAGTATGGCGGCGTAGTCACATCGTTCAAACGCTTGTTGCGGGGTGGGATAACCACCGAAAAGCGTTTAAAGAATTCGCACTTCAGCGAGCTTAAGGGCGTTGAGGTTCAATTCGTCTCCCCCGACCGGATCAATGATTCCCGTTTTTATCCTGACGCCGATGTATTGGTGGCCACCTGGTGGAAGACTGCGGAATGGATTTCTGGTTTTCCGCCATCGAAAGGGAAAAAAGCGTATTTCGTTCAGCACTATGAAGCTCATCAGGAGCAACCGCTTGAACGTGTAATCAACACATACCGCGCTGATTTTCCGAAAATAGTGATCGCTGAGTGGATCGCAGACGTAATGGAGAAGAAGTACGGTGACAGCGACACGATCCTGGTGCCCAATGCCGTAGATAAAAATCAGTTTTTCCGGGAACCCAAACCTGAACCTGAAAATAGAGTAACCGTGTGCGCGATGTATTCAAGGTCAGAGTTTAAAGGTATGGATATTACCTTTTCGGCATTTAGGAAGCTGCGGAAAGATAATGAAGATGCCAAGCTCATTCTATTTGGCGCAAAGCCTGTTGCGCCTGACATTGATTTGCCACAAGGCGCAGAGTTTGTGCTGGCACCAAGTAAAAGTGAACTTCGACGAATATACAGCACATCACGCGCATATATTTTTAGTAGCCGAAGCGAAGGGTTTGGTTTACCGATCCTGGAAGCACTGGCTTGTGGCTGCCCTGTCGTTGCAACAAAAGCGGGGTGTGCGCCGTCATACATTACCGACGGAGTAAATGGATACTTGAGTGATATTGACGATGCTGAATCTCAGGCAAACGGGCTTCGCAGTATATTGGCGCTTTCAGACAGCAGCTGGTCCGAGATGTCTGCAGCGGCAATGCGTTCCGTTGAAAATAGCAGCTGGGAAAGCTCGTATAGAAAGTTTGAGAATGCTTTGATAAAGATATCAAAAAACAACCAGCTAGTGAGTCCCGTGTCTTAA